GTTTTGGTGCATTGCTTTGCCGGTGTGTCGAGAAGGTATGGATGTTTATGTGATAGCTTTCTGGGGAAATCGTTTGATTAGAGTTATATATTGCCATTGGCTCTGATTGATATTGCTCTTTTTGCGGTAAAAAATTGATCTTGGATTCGAGATGTTTGAGCTTTGTCAATATTTATGATCTATAACTGAATTGATTTCTATCTTACTTTGAATATCCACTGATTTTGCGATTCTTGGATAGAAATCAGTTGTTTCCAAATCCATAGGCTTTGAaaggtttgtttttttttttttttagttattttttccTTCACCAACATAATTGGCAAATGGCAACCATGGTGATAGAAGAGGCTTTGTAGCTGTTTGCTTTTATGGTTGGTGGACAACACCTAACTTATGTTGAACAAATTGCACTGGTGGAGGAACAAGATTTCTTCCTTGTCGCGGAACAATTGTTCCCATAATTGCTAGATGGTTAAGAAGGAGCAGGGACCTTTCATTGTGATGCCATTCCAGGACTTGGTATATTAAGTAGATGATAGGAATAAGTAGTGTTGTAGGATGCAGATTTTAATATAATTGATCATGATTTCCTTATGATGTCAACTGTTTAGTCTGTTTAGGCTCATCATTTTAATTTAGTTGCACACAATTGGGATTCGGCCATCtgttagttttttttaattttcttttttgaaaaaaagagaagactgTGAGGGGCCCTAACCCGACTAACTACATGTACCAACTCTAAGCCACCTAGGCTGGAGCCTAGGCTCCCAAGCAGATGGAGTCAAGCTTGCCGAACCAGGCTTTGCTGAGTGGTGTTGAAGCCAGGGCCAACACCTGGCTTCAACACTAAGTGGAATAAAAAACCCGACCTCGCTCAGAGGGAGAGAGGTAATATGATTGGCCCTGGCTTCAACACTACTTGGAATCAAAACCCTGACCCCACTCAGAGGGAGAGAGGTAATATGATCTGAGCAGGCGCTCAGTGGTTATTAGTTACTGCTTTTGTTTTTAGGAGAATTTAACTCTTGGTGTACTGGTTTTGTTTTTAGTTAATCTGATTCTTAGCTTTCTTGGTCCATAGATGGTGTGACTTTTGGGGTCCTTTTCATATTGGCTTCCATTTAATTCCTTTTCTTCTGATGTAAAGCAAAGTTTGCCAATGAAGTAATATGTTTCTTTGGCAGCTAGTACATATTAAACTATTTGGGCCCTGcatttaagagttttatttgcTCAGTACTATCATTTTTGCTCTTGGAGCCTAATATTGGACTTGTTATTCAGGTTGATCATGCCGAATGCTTATTTCATTGGCATTGTATCTGTTTATTCTATTTACGCCCTGTTTCAGTTTATCAACCTCTGGTTTATATacgatttttattttatttttttgaattgtgTTTTGTTGCAGTGCTGCTGTCATTACTGCATATCTAATGAGAACAGAACAAAGATCCTTAGAAGGTTTGACTAACTATTTTCCTGTTTGTTTAGCTATTATTTGAGAGTTTAATATTACCGACGTCTTGACTTTGATATATGCTGCATTGAACATTAATGAATTAGCAGAAAAGTGGATTAGTATTTATCGTATTCTCTCAGTAACGTTATaccttttcttttgttccagATGCACTTGAATCCTTGAGAGAAAGTTGCGAGTTTATTTGCCCAAATGACGGTTTTCTGGATCAGGTTGTTTTATCGTTTGACACTGAATTGGTAATATATAAAGCACTGTCTTGCacagaaattttaattttctgcctTCAAATAATTGCAGTTAAAATTGTTTGAAGAAATGGGTTTTAAAGTAGATACCACAAGCCCCATCTATAAACGCTTCCGTTTAAAAGTCTTGGGTGAGTTTTCATATCACTCTGGATGGTGCTTTCTCTAAATAGAGTGAATGCCAAATGAGAATACATCTCTGTTGCTCTATCAGCTAcctaattttgtttatttaGTTCCTTATAGTGTATATGTTTATGTAGAGATATTTACTCTGCTTTTGCATATTTTCACGAACTTGATGTGAAAAATCTCAAAAAGGGTATGTGATCTCAGGTATTCAGATGAAGCTGCTACTTGTCGAAGATTCTTGGAAACAAATGATCACAAAGTTATACAAATTATATAACTAGTTAGATCAACAAGATTTAACCCCAAGCTCTACCAACATATTTTGACCAGTCTAACTTATAAGATTCCAAAGTGCTGATTCTACCTCGCATATAACTTGCCTGATGGGACAGTTATAGAATTTTCATTTGAAATCTTGTTAGCTTGCCAGTTGCTATTAATTCTTGTAATTTTATGTTATTCTTATATAGTTTGCAGAAATTTTAAATCCACGCTGTACTGCTGCTTTTGTATTATTGTATCTTTTTCCTCTGGACAAAAATCAGAATCTTCTTTCTGTTCATATTGTAGACTAAAACTTTTTCTTCTTGATTCAGTGGACCTGGTATTTGCATTTGATATCTTGCACCCTGTATACGACACCATTAAATCAGTGAGCTGCTTGGTTGCTGTTATTAAAGAAAGCACGAAGACTTAGTGTTTCTATTTAATTAAAGAGAAACTGTTTCTAAGTTAGAGGATCTGTTGGATAAAATATCAGTTTTCTAAAAGAAATGGCCAGTATCTATGACAAGGAGTTGTCAAAGAAATCTCTTTTATGTCCATCTTATCCATAAAAACTTGCATATTGGTGGTAGAAGGTACCTACTGGAGGCTACCTGAAAGAAACAGAACTGTATACTTGCTCCGCATGCAGAATTTTAGTCATGAAAGAGATTAGACTTTATATCGAGGGAGAAGTGCTTAGCACACTAGACAAAAGTGTATGACCTCAACCTTCAATTACTCAAGGAGTTAGTAATTCTAGTTTAGGCACGTGTATTTTATATCTTGTTCGTGATTCCAGCCCAACTGTATGAATAACTAGAAGGATTTGGACATTTGCACTATTTTGCTGCGCCATAAATTTTACTTGGTAAATTCATAAGTGTATGGACAAACTAAAATCAAGTGTAGAAAGACAGAGTCGTCCGAGAAGTAGCTTGATTCGCTCAACGTCATGTCCCTTCTTATAGCTTCTTTCCGGATGTTGAGGGAAGCACATGATAATTGTGCAATTGTCTTTGGTTCTTCAAAATCAAATTCATTTCAAAATCATCAATTTTCTTATCCTGCATTGAGGTCTGATCAATAACTAATATCTCTTCAGAGATGTTTGAGTTTAATTCTGAAATTAACTATGTTATAATGGTCCATAAAAATGTTTATGTTCCAGATACTTCGGAAGCCCTTTTCTGTTTTGGAGCTGCAAAACATGcataaaatttttcaaataCGGAATACTCAGACATGGTAAGAAATAAGATGTCTTGAAATGATATACTGTCTTACATTGGGCAGTTCTGAGATATGGTATTTATACACTATCACAACACTGGGTTACCATTTAGGTGCATATGGTCCAGCTAGCATAGACTTGCTAGCACATTTTATGGTCTCATTAAAGTTGTGATCTGTAACTTTGGCAGCTTTATGTTCAATTGCGTACCAATAAATAGTGGACATCATTATTGGAGTATATGACCATGTTAGACTGTCACCAACTTCAATAGAACTAAGGATGTTCTTGTCAGAGATAACATTCTTGAGCCTAAACTTGGTGCTATTAGAATGTGTTGGGCAGCTTGGAGCTCTCCATAGCTATGTTACATGGATACTCATGCCTAGCTCCAAAAATTCATGTTTCATATATCTGAGTCGAACATTTATCGGATACTTGGATACTTATGAAGTTCGATGGTTGCCACTTTAATGATTAGTGGAGAGCTATACTCGTCTCACAATATGAGTGTGACCTTTCATTTTCATGTTAGAATCAACTATTGTTTCTTTGTAGTGATTGGCCCATGGATGTAGGTATAAATAACTTTGCAAAatgttattttcttatatttctTAAGTTGACTAGGAATTTTGAATGAGAAACATATATATTGAAAGAACTTAACAagaaatattttcttaatatttatttttaatttttaaacaaACAATATTAAAGGTCtggatatatattattttattcaatATTATAATTCATCCTATGCATCCCTCCTGCCGAATCAGACACCAGGATACGTGTCTGAATTCGATTCTCAAATTCATGCCCATGCAATAGTAGCATGCACAAGCCTGAAACAAATGAAATAGTATTAAGATAAAAGAATCACATTTTGCCATTGTGTTACTGAATCTGTTCTGGCCTTAATTGATTGCAGAGTATCTCatgatgatcttttttttttttaaatttcacatTAACTGTGTATTACTATAATTAGCCTTGTTAGCTATATCCTTGGATATATTTTGTGTATCACTTTCAACAACTGTGAGATCTGTTTCCTTTTATTTGCATGACACAGCAAATTCTATGTGCTCGTGATTGAATTATCGATCCTTCTCCGTTATCTTGTGTTTGTGgggccttttttttgtttttttgatatGGGTGTTTGTCTACCTGATTTCACTGGAAGACAGACATCACCTGTTTCTCTGAAATTCCATCTTTGATGGCTGAAACTGTTTTCTCAGGTCATTCTTATAAACAAGGAGAGAAAATAGATGGCTTCATATTAGGAGCTGACCCTGGTTTGCCTGTGGAGTCCAACTCTTCTGAGGAAGCCTCCAAGGTCGATCAGCCGAGAATTGCCTACCGCTGCAAAAAGTGCTGCAGGGTCGTCGCATTGCAAGACAATGTTGTAAGCCATGTACCAGGCGAGAGCGAGACCTGCTTCGAGTggcaaaaaagaagaagtggcaACATGTTCGACAGGTTTCGGGAGACAGAATGCTCTTCTTTATTTGTCGAGCCTTTGAAGTGGATGATCTCAGGTAGAACAATttgatcctttttcttttccagaTCTCTACTTTTCCAAATTGCGTGCATTTATGTTTGGctggaaggaaagcaagcctgGCAACTTGGCTTTATTGCTTTTCTTGTGACTCGTGACAGTCGAAGAGGGTGCATTGGAAGGAAAGCTCTCATGCATCCAGTGTGATGCACGCCTAGGGTACTTCAATTGGTCAGGCATTCAGTGCAGCTGTGGCAGCTGGATCACCCCTGCATTCCAGATTCATAAGAGTAAAGTGGATATCAGCACAGTTTGATGTTGAACGAGGATACCAAAGCAAACAGCAAGACTCCTCTGTGTACATACGCAAAGCAGCCTCAGaatcttaatgcctctttaagtATATAATTAAGAACTCAAACCACTGAACCTGGAGTATTGATTCAGTTCATGATCTTCTTCATTAGCTTGCTCGCCTGGAGCTATGTTTGCTTGTACTAGGATTTTTATGTCATGAAGTAAACGATGTTCTCATTCGCTCTTCTTGCAACCAGGCTGCATaatcttttaatttcttgcagTTGGAGTTGATAAGAGCTGCTTTATGTTGAGGTGGCGCATGTTATAGCACCTTTGGAGTCGAATCTATGTataaataaattgaaaaattagaGCATGGAGTTAATGCAAGGAAGCTCCTGTTCAAAGCATTCTGCTCAGTTCAAGGATGAGCGATTTCCTAAAATTTCATGTACATTTATTTCTGGCCATACATTTGATTGCCGTTAAAAGTCATGAGAACTCCATCATGACCCTTCTGAATGATTCTTTAGCAGCCTTATCATTTCAAAGAGTACATGGCGCTTGGGCAAGGTATTGTAATCCATCCATCAAATGAATTCTGATTAAATTCTAATGAGTTCTAGCTGCTAATTTCTGGTTCGTTCTGTGCAAAGCATGGATCTTCGACCCTGTTCTTGCCCCCAACTTCCACCCCTCCCCGCCACCCATCACCCCCTTCTGCCCCACCAATGTTCTGAATATGGTCAAGTGATGCTTTGCTGGGACCATGTAACTAGCAGATCAGAACAAGTTTTATACAACTATTGATCCTCAATCCATACAGATGCTCAAAAATTCAAACATGATGACCAACGCTTTACTTTCATATATTTGGAATATTAAGTGGTCTATTAAACATACTATCACTCATCAAAGGATTTGATTTATGACAGCTACAATTTGTTCAGCTAAACTATAAGCTCTAAAGATCGGAGCTACCACATGCCTTCTTTAACAAGAACATCTAACCATTCATGTGTTCATATGATGCCGGTTCGTATgcataccctttttttttttttatctcaaaaGCACAAAACATCAGATCAAAACCTTTAAACTGGGGAGGAGCCTGTAAACACCAACACTGAAACCAGAATGGAGCCGATCACAGTCGATGCAGTATTAAGCTCGGAGACAAATGAATATGGGACCAGTTCACTCGTTATGCTCGGATGTCAGAAGAGCAGTGCAGCTAGTCAGTTTTGGAAGTGGTACACTGACAAAATAATGCTATTGAGACTGTGCTTCAAGAAGGATGTTAGTGGCCACATTGATGTCATTTCCAGCGTGTATCAGCGCCTGTCTGGCAGAATTGTTGTCGAATCCCATGGACACTAAAGTGGCAACAGAAGTTTCAGATGGCTCTGCAACAGAAGTCCGGGCTGCGGAGGGATGGTTTCCCTGCAACAGACGACAAGAATTTAAGGAGGTTGGTAGATGTTCAGACGTAAGAATAAAGCAGATGAAAATATTTGCAACAATGAGTAAATAAGATTATTAAAAGATGAAAACCATAGTTTTCAACTCGAACGGTAACCTCCACCTAgagctttttccttttctactgGAATTTCTTATATATCCAAAATCATAAGATCTTCTTGACAATACCCCTAAAAACAGAGTGCTGCATTCCAAAGATTATCAACTCCAATATAGCCCCACAACAATgacaaaaaaggaggaaaaaaaaagcttgGTAGGTGCATAATTATTGAATTTTGGGGCAGCAAATATCTCTTGCCTTATTTGATCCCCATCAAATTTGACCTATACAAACAGCTTTTGATGACTCTATAGGTGCTTGATGTGCCAGTTCTGGATTTATTTTGGCCTTCAAGTAGTGTTATTTTAGCATTCTCATCACTCCATTTTCGTTAATCACAATTTGAAAACTGAATCACTTTGAGCCTCATCAAATTCTTCcattcttctttctctcctttcaaacttggagtATAACACCCCATATTCCTCTTAGATCTCAACACTCCCTGATATTAGTTGTTGGCATTATTCATCTCACAACAGTTTGGTGCTTGTTTCAGCTTAAATGCTTAATCATGCTAAGGTAGCCCAAATCTTCCATTTGAGCTGCTAGAACTGCTCCAGAAGTTTCCTCCTGCAGAACTACTTCAGAACCCTTCTGACCAACTATTTGATCCACCTCTTACTCTTGCTTCCTCACAGAATGAAGATCAACATCAGATTTAGTTCTGTGGTCTATCCATTTCACAGTCCATGCATCATGGATAATTTGTACCACCCAACAAATGAATTTTTCAAAGTTGATTATAAGTTGATAGACCTAAGCCAAGGATACCAGACCAGGATTTTATTCTTCATTCTTTTGGGTAAAGAAACTGATAAAACTAAAACATTGGACCTAGCACCCTAAAATCCAAGCCTCATCTGAAATCATCAGCACCATCAAATCCTTAATTCATCTGAAATCTTTCCTGAGAAAGACATCACCCGACTCAAATCTGTTGGATAAACAAGTTGGATCTAATTCCCAATTCTAGAGCACAAATTAGGATGGACCAGGGTCATGCCTGACACAACCTAATCCACCTGCGCTCCTATAAAAAGtgatttaattagatgacttgGCAACAACAGAAAATACCACCTCAGCTAAGTTGAGAAAAAAGCCAAAAGTCTTCATTCAGCCAATTAAACTAAACTGATATGTCCTTGGAATGCCTATTGGGCCCTGTACCAATCAAATAAACAACATAAGTTCAACAAATCAAACCTTCAACAATTCAATGTCTCTCTCATTCTCCTAAGTTTTCAAAATTGTAATAGTGTCCTTAACATTCCTTCCCTTTTATTTACATAAAAAAGATCTCTGATTCATATACTGCCTCCATGGAAATAAAAAATTGGAGAGACAGAGACCTCAAAAGGTTGATGCGTCCCCAAAGGGAAAATTTCCTAAGATTCAATAATCATAATTTCCTTTAAGAAGTGCTATcaacaaaataacaaatcactaaaaaattaacaaaaataagATATATTGAGATAATTGCTTATGCTAAAGGATACTGCTAATTCATACTCAAACCTTATGAGGAAAAAGCTAAAGGAGATCGGACGGTCTCACCACAGACCAATCCTTCAGCTAAATTGTGCACATCAGTTTACCTGGGCAACAAGTAGAGTTTATTGTAGATATTTAATTTAGCAACCAACTGCCTTGAAGATGATGAGTAAGCTCTACATCTAAATAGGGTGTGTACAATAACAGGCAGAATTAAATACTTGTAACGTGGACCAGTCAATCATACACAGATGAACTAACTAATAATACTCTAGATCTAATACATACTATGGTTATCATggtaaagagaagaaagaaaggtttCATGAATGTGTTATTAGGTATGGCAACATTTATAAGCCATGAGACAATAAACAAGATAAATAAGCTTTCAGATATCCTCATTAGATTCTAAAGGTGTCTATCCACCATAGTAGCTGCACGAGATACCAACTACAGTTTTCTGAATATATTAAacaaagagaacagaggaagtATCACATATTAAAGACAATATATGGCAAAGCCAGGCTAAACCAAAACAAGAAAAGACCACAAATGATTGAATTGAATATTTTTCCAAGAGCtgaagaatcaggaagctatgAACAGTAAATACTGATGCCCAATTAATATTTATAACTCACGGAAAGTTCCTAGATGTGTGGCATAATTCATCCATGGTTTCCTTTTTGCTCATTACATTCTCTGATTACTCTAAATTATCAAactcgtttctccatcagacATAGCTGAAAAATTTCTATGAATCTTTTGTTTCTTACAGATGCATAACATTTTACTACCCTCCCTAAATT
The Phoenix dactylifera cultivar Barhee BC4 chromosome 3, palm_55x_up_171113_PBpolish2nd_filt_p, whole genome shotgun sequence DNA segment above includes these coding regions:
- the LOC103710332 gene encoding dual specificity protein phosphatase 12-like, producing the protein MPHLVRDRLFFGNISDAAAVLQSASMEFTHVLSLLSSASISFFSDWRPGLSIRTKEIRKVLVGADESLPKKSLAPEKLLYSLEYAGPELKLVRMAVPLRDTEDDDLLDYLDVCLDFIDESRKQGSVLVHCFAGVSRSAAVITAYLMRTEQRSLEDALESLRESCEFICPNDGFLDQLKLFEEMGFKVDTTSPIYKRFRLKVLGHSYKQGEKIDGFILGADPGLPVESNSSEEASKVDQPRIAYRCKKCCRVVALQDNVVSHVPGESETCFEWQKRRSGNMFDRFRETECSSLFVEPLKWMISVEEGALEGKLSCIQCDARLGYFNWSGIQCSCGSWITPAFQIHKSKVDISTV